The genomic segment AATCAACTAAAAAAAGAGATACAGGTAGAATTATCCTAattgaaatatgtttttcccCTATAATCTCAAGGAAAACATGATTTTAAGTTGATCTGAACACGAGCCAGTATGACATTTTTTGCCATGTACTGTGTGTCATCCTGCATGAGTGCACACAGTGATTGCttgctgtatgtatatatatggtGTATCTGAAGAGTCGGTTTCTAAAATGAGACATCCACTCTGAAAAATGGGATGCCTCCTCTGTGAAAAGAGGCATAGAAGCAAAATGCATACTTTAATTTTGTTGAATTTAGTGAGTGTCATGAGCACACATTTTTGATGAGTTACATCTGGATCATCTGGTTTTATTAAACATTGAATGAATGTAAAGCAGCTTTTTTGAGAGATGTATTGTGGAAGAATCATATGTAATCCTTTTCATATGTTATATAAATTGTTCACGGTCTACTCAGTGTCCTGCAGTCTCCTGTTACACTAAATGTGATGTCCTGCTGTCTGTGCACTGAATACTGCTTTGTAAGTTGTTGGTATCTTCTTGCAGTAAGGCTGCCAAAGCACTGCAAGTGAAGTGAATCTGATAAAGAACTCAATATCACAGAGAGACTCTCTTAAGCtcttgttttcagttgttgaatCAAAGCATCCATCATATTATTGACGTATGCcttttttttcacagaagacattttgacatgtcacagtaggaaaagcacaggtgtaaataataaaatcaatgatGGCTAAATTAAATTTAgcagcttcagtttcagggtcctggtgttgtgcatgctggctcactgtcacacccatgacttactgggacactgaATGGAGAGGAGcctttgttaatgttattagtaacacctgtgctttttgtACTATgacaatgtctgctgtgaaaaaggcctttaGAGAACCGAAGTGAAACCAGAACTTCTGGGTTCTGGTCCAGAgataaaaaaactaattcaaaatcccactgacatttgtaataatgctaataattgAAAATCCAACCTTGGAACATAACGTTACTCAACAATATGTTCTGTGGCTCACTACTGTCACAAACTGGCTCAAGGAATGTGACCATAAGGGAGTCCATGCAAAGGTTATACTTAAAACAATCACTTATTTAAACTAGTTAACATAAATGGACAATAGTGTGTAGAAATCAGCAATGCATGGATGAGATGCATGTGTGCTGTGGAGGTGTTGAATGTGCATACCAAAAGCAGCAGATGTAAGGTGAATGACAACTgtaggaagacagacagagcaagCACATAGGCCAGCTTTTATATCCTGGAAGGCCCAGGTGAACTAGATCAGTTGAAAATCCCCCCCATGTCAGCTAATTGCCTGTTGAGGTTAGTTAGGACAGACTCCTAGACAGTGGGAGCGGCGTCACACTACACATGTCTAGATAAGGATGGTAGTTTTCTGAAAAACAATCTAATATCgttatttattcaatatttatgttttttagcaGATGTTAACGAACATTTTCCATAAGCCCAAGACCATCATGGGCTAAATGTCACAGCTTCACAAAAGAGTCCATAAGTGAGTCGAGGGGTCATGGTTAGCTCAGACATGTCTGTGATACCAACAGGACAGAGAGGGCTGATAGCTGTacatttttagacagcagagattacaactAAAAAATAGGAAAATTGACATTAGGAGAGAGCTATGGAGAATTCTAAGGATATGGACAAAACCAAGTTATGACGTTGCACAATGGCGTAAGTACCTGTACTGCTACGCTTGTAGttttttcatgggagctgtagttttttcagTGCTCACAAAGTAATTGTTTTACTTAAAATCACAAAGGTTTAAATTTCTTATAGCAAATGCTGCCAATGAAAGAAATGGTAaatgagaaagtgagaaaatgagTTACAGCAGATAGTGGACCAGAGGCTAGCCCGAACGTGACGTCATGACTTCAACTCTCTATTGGCATCAAGTTAATGCTAAAAACCAGTGTTGTACATTTAAGAATGTAGTTACTGCAATATACCAATGAGCAACTTTGTACAATATACCAAAAATATAATTATCAACAATTATAGTCATAAAAACAATTTCTACGGTATATGAAGTTTTTGTTGAAGCAGTTGCAGCATTTATTCAGAATCACCACAGATTTAGGCCTAAAGGGGCTCTAGAAGCCTGGCTCATTCAGCTACAGAAGGTGTCAAGAGCCCTATCACATTACATTGTGTTCCAGTCCTTGAAAGGTTTGTGCTTACACAACTGTATTTGAAGACTTCTTGCCAAGTTTGAGGCTGACAGATCAAAGACATGCCATTCAAGTGCAGCAGCCTGCATCTGCAGCAGAGGAAATGCGCCAAAGATGCTTTCCAAAATATGATCCATGAAAAGGACGATACAGTGCTCTCTATGTGGCAAGTTTTTGAACTTTAGGAAAAAAGGATTTGTAAGGATTTGTACATTGTGTCCATGAGCTTCCTGAGGCCTCCATGACTCAATTAACATAAGATAAGACAAATGAGTCCATTCCGAACAAGATTTAAAGGGTATCTGAAATGTGGTATTAATGTGGTACTTCCTTTGGGTAATGATACTTAATGTAAATCTTATAGAAAAGGTGGATTGACGATGATCCTCTTCAATGCTCCCTTTCAATGCTACTCCTTTTTCATCCTTGCAGTCGACGATGTAAAGAAATAGACTGTGGTTATTTTCGGGTATAGTACTAACTACAACAAAATTAATATCAGCTTTTAAATGGACTTCTTTGTTGGACTGGTGACCTCCTCCAATCATGTCATCTTACCTCTCAGGTTTTTTGGCAGCCAAACAGCTCAAGTTTATCTTCTCAGTTAATACACTTGGGTAAACTTTACATTAGCACATGTTCATGCTGTTGAGCTGCCTACTATGAAACCCCATCTAGCCAGAGATTGAGGTTAACTGTAAAGCCACAACAGGTGTTAATAAGGTAGATAATGATCACAGTAAAGCAGCAGTAAAACAGACAAGCAACCATAATGTTCACTGTGTTTACAACAGATGTCTATGCTCTTTTGTCTTGCAAGACTACCATTGCTCGGACAAGCCCTTAAAGGCATATTGCTATGTTTAATACTGaagtacataaataaaacttgaCTTCCCAAAACTGAAAGCCATAACCCAGCTGGTTATACACATACAACATGCCCTTAAGCATAAAAACAATACACCAGCAGCAGTAGCGTAAGCCAGTAGCCAGTAGCATCCTTCTGCctcacacagttttttttaggtAGGCAGGGAGACTTCTGAGTGCAATGCTTTCTTTGTCAGGAGGGCCctgttcacactcacacagttacacacattcacacctggaagctgcccagtacaaccacaatCTGATCTGATGGCCAccgagcagctccactggagcagttggaGACTAAAGGTGTCAGTATGTTCGAAATGACTGTCGTCTGACCACTTCTGAAGGCAAAAGCATTTATAGCTCAAATGGCCACACTCAAGCAGGGTGAAAAGCCGGCCGTcatagagaggaagagagagagagagagataatcaTTCAAATTGGGATTTCTGCACAggctttcagacagtctctcctcgaAGGatttcatagtgttgcacttggttgtaCACAGAAAAAGTGACAtagtttaaaatgaacaaatatattaTTAAGGGGGGACACTTTAGTTGAAGCATGCTGACACCTTAAGggcctcagtggtggtaatgattTATGCCTCGTTCATGTGTTATCGGAGTTACCATAATTACCAGCTTGCGATTTATAAATCATCTTCACCTCAGCATCCAAGTCATAATTATAGCTGTGGGACAGTTTGCATGGAAATGcctgaaaaaaaattaacaaacatgGGCACATCACACCTCACGTCAGTCTGTCTTTCGTTCAGCATAATTTAATGGATATAGTTATATTGTCAATGCATATGCAGTATTTTTAACCCTAATATGACCAGCTCTGCAGTCATACAACCATCTTGAGTTGTCTGATGACACGAACACCGTCCCATATGACATGATCGCATTATCCGTGCAGGGATCAAACTAGTTACCTTCAAGTCAGAAGCCTCTACTGCAACATTTTAGGTGACcaacccacatacacacatttccacatgTTGAACTGGAAACTGCCCAATACAACCACAAAGAAGCTCCACTGGTTCATATGAGTATCACATGCCTTGCTCAAAGGTACCATAGCACATGTAAACACTTGGCTTTCTTCCCCAGAATTTCCCAGCCTGTCGAGGGATCAGAACAAATAATCTGCTCCCCAGTGGTCAAACCTCTTGGGAGTTCAGCTGCAGCTCTATCACAATCAGCCAAGCTTTCCTGGTGAAGCACTTTGCTTGTGAAGCTAATAAGAAAATGTTCAAGTGTTTTGTTCCTCTGTGTTTTGCTCCTCTTCCCGTTCGTCCTGATGGGGTTATGAGACCTTGTTTATCTCCTTTTAGATGGATCCATTTGGTGCCATTTTGTttagaataaaaaacattttcaatacaataaattatttgtgatattttacagtaatttGTTTTGGTCAAGGTTTCTTTGATTTGATTCTCATCAACCTTTGCAGACAACACATTTTATATCAGTGCTGCATTATGTGATGCTTGCTTCCTGTCAATTTACTGACTTTACTGAGAATTTGAGCTGGACACTTCATTTttaaccttggaaacagcacttcacaaaacaatctcaactcaggGTCTACCTCGCTTAATCTTGAGTTTTTGACCACCACATGGTTCTCATCAGCAgattgagtttgctcagttgtcatggaacaAAAcgacagccatgctagcagctctgtgaggctgtatttaggcacagtggtgctttgagctaaatgctatgtcagcatgctaacatgctcacaatgacaaaactACTTAATGTTAAGCAGGTAAAATGCTTACCAAAGTCAGTACAATTcgtcctctgggcaccatgaatgtttCCTGGTAATCCGTCCAGtagtagttgagatatttcagtctgaaccaaagcgacagatgacacacagactgacattgccatccatagagccatgccgctagcatggcttaaaatataaaaatcagtagaaaatccagaaaataattaatagaAATTTTACAAACTTTAGTCTCACATCCAtgtgatatttttaatttttactccTTTTTAGCCAGGATTAAGATATGTTTGACACCCTAAATATTgcatttggaaaagaaaaaatcaaaTTAAGGCATGTGTTGGAGAATGATGGaaatgtaaactgaatatagGTGGTGGAAAATGGGTTCTATGTCTAAATAATGCTGGTTTTGTCCGTCGAGTCTGACAAGAAGCAGCAGGCTGTGGTTTCATATGCAAAACCCTGTGGCCTTGCTGCCACATATTGCAGCAGTTTTCTTGTATTCCCACCTCTAAATTCAGCTGTTACTGTATGAAACAGGCTCCCAGTGACCCGGCCTCTCATGGCATTATATCTGACAAACAGCCCTTCCATAAAACATAGCCTAAATTTGTCTTAGCCATTTTCACACTGAGGACATGAGGGCAAAGGCGAGCCAGCAGCAGATGGTCAAAAAGGCTTCCTATTTTCACAGACTGCTAATTAGAGCCCTCACCACAGCTCACCTTTAATGTCAGCCACAGACTGCTTTTAGCGCAATTAGCCTAATGGAGTCCGGGCCTGTGAATAGCCTGTAATGTTTAGTCCGGGCCAGCCGTTGCAATGAAGTTTATTCATGTCAAAATAAAGGACAAGAGGGGTCTATTGCACCTCGGATCCATTTATCACCGCAGCCTGATGGAGGACGAGACAGTAACCATGATTACCCAGAGAAACTATTTAATTAGATGCATTAATAATTGAACTAATTAGCTCCCATGTGTCTCGCAAATGAAGAGGGAACCCGGAGCTTCACTTGCACCTCATCAGCTGATTAATTAGTCTGTTGATCGTTAGCTGTCTTGACGGCCTATATGCAATCAGATGAGAGGGTGGATAATGAGGGAATTGTGGTCGATGTGCTGGTTAATTAGTGTGACCTGATCCAGGGGCCATGTTAGAACAGTTGTTTATGCCACAGCTTCTAATGAGGAGGATTTAGGGCTGGATGATCTATCTGTAAGCAGGCTACAGTGTTGTTTATGGACTGGGGTGAGTTCTGGCCTTGGAAACCCCATTGAAAATCACTATAATGTTCCAATAATCTATCTACAGAGACTAATAATGCCTCTATGGTGCTCAATATTAACTTTAAATAATGACCTTACCAtactttgtggtaatttgattccTAAATCCTTAATGCAGAGACTGACAGTAGGTCTGGGACTCAACATTGAGTTCCAAGGCTATTTATATTTCATCTATGGTATAATACTACAAGGACTTGGTAGTCTGTGGCAGGTCTAGTAGTAAGTATATAACTTTATAGCTATTTTTTAGCTGGTTTTATCTGCAGTATTCCTGTAATATTCAGGCCTGCTGGATCTGCCATTAAAGCTTTATAGTGGTTTTATCTTACAATATTCCCACAAAGACCTGTAGTATAATTGGTCTACTAGTATAGTTTATAATGACCTATAACTGCTATGTAGTGTATTCAAAATATGTCCTATAATCCTATAGTATTACTATACTATTCAAGAACTTGTAGTATGGTATTAAATATTACTATGGTATTCCTTCAAGGACCTGTAGTATGATACATAGGTATACTGAGTTTATAATGACTTATAACTGCTTTACAGTATGGCATCTCTTAATATCATGCGTATATGATTCCTACAAGGACCTTCAGTCTGTGGCAGTTCTATTAGTGAGTTTGTAGTTACTTTatagagaaaaaatgtaaattcctGTACTTATATAATATTCATGgacttaaaaacacaaaaattaatTATGTTATGTCATACTGCTATAATATTCTTATAGTCTTCATACAAGGACCTGAAGGTATCATGACCTAcagctgctttatgtttttgtttttgtttttttttttttggggtgtACTATAATATCACTATAAGTTTCCTACTTGCAGTCTGCAGTTGGTCTACTATTGAGCTTATGGTTACTTTATTGCTactttatagtgtttttatctCCTGTATTCCTATTATATGCATGGACATAGCTTAGCAGATATAGCCTCAGTCTAGTTTTAGGCAAGTTAATTTATAGTGACCTGTACTGTAGCtgctttataatattattatctGCTATAATTCTATAACATTATAATATTCCTGCAAGGGCTTGCAGTCTGCATTAGATCTATCATTGAGTTTAAAGTGACTTTAGAGTCACTTTATAGTGTTTTCGTCTCCTGTATTGCCACAGTATTCGAGGACATCATAATGGTACTTTAGATGTTACCTATAATATTCCAATAATTATGCTAGAATATTCCTACAGGGACCTGTAGTAACATCACTAGTAACTTTAACTGCCTCTTGGTGTTTTTATCTCCTATACTATCATATAATATTCCTAGTCTGTGGTCTTGAGTTTATAGAGAATTAATATCTCACACAGTCTTTTAATCACATGCATTGCTGAAACATTCCTATAGGATTCAAGGATTAGGAAAGAAACCTGTAGTTgctttttagtgtttttatcttatattcCAATAATATTCCTATAATTATCTTATAATATTCCTTCAAGGACCTATGGTAGAGTTTAGTGATCTTTATGGTATcctgtaatactgtatattcttaCCCTCAtccagtggtagaagaagtaggctactcagatcttttacttaagtaaatgtagcaaTATCACTGTAGAAATACTATGATACAAGTAAgtgttttacttaaataaaagtacaataaaagTAGTGCCAGTGGTGTATTAGTGTATACATCACTtcaatgttgcagctggtaaatgtgggTCTTATTGTTTACTTTATATACCGCTGgttagcttgtgaatttcaaagagggatcaataaagtcttatctttatCCAAAATAATACACAATTTATTAGttaatttgtattattaatgtGAATCTGCAAAGTCACTAaagttatcagataaatgtagttgagtaaaaagtacaacatttccctctgaattgtgaagtataaagaaacagaaaatggaaatactcaaataaagtagcCTACAAGTACCAGTAGGtctacagtacttgagtaccggtaaatgtacttagctactttccaccactgccctcATCTAAgctattattacttttattagtaagaaaaaatacataagtGCACAAATAAGTGCTGAACACACTGAACATATGACACCACGCACGTGGGctacacaaacgcacacatacataccaaCGCGCACACGCGCAGAAGGCGCTGCATTGATCACAGGGCGCCCTGGAGATAATTGGTGTCCTTGGAGTTGAATAAGCTCATTCTAAAACACCTCAGGCCCGGGCTGTCCTGGTGTGTGACTGTCTATTGAATAATTGATTCAGAGAGGGAAGGGGCGGTTACTATCAGATCTGAGCATAATGACTTTATATAATTAGCACGCAGCGTTGAAAAAACCATTTGACtgtgggagtttttttttttttgcagagggagagagagagggggagggagagagagagagggagggagggctgTGCAGAGGAGCTCATTTGAGGGGGGAACAGCCGCAGCCTGTGCAGATACAGAAATGCTTATGCACTGACATCAGCTAAGATAAGGCACAGACACTCTTGATTTGAGGACATCTCTCTTGCCGGAAAGGTGATACCCGAGGACGCCGTTTTCATCCATCCACGGGTTATTTTTACGCATAAGACACATCAGAAAGCGACACTATGGCTGTTTCTCTCGGCTTTCTTCGGGGTTATGAGGAGCGGAGCTGAAGTTTGAGCGACTCCGGGTTGATGCTGTAATTCATACAGAGTGCCAAAGCCCTTCTGTGTTTATTATCGCTCTTCGGGGTGTTATCGTGCACGCAGGAGAAGAAGCGCATTTCTTCAGTTGTTGGATTGTTGTCGGTTTCTAGAAGAATGGTGCTGGACAAGGAGGAGAGTGAGTAGGCTACAGAGGACTAAGATACATTTCTGTTCGCCGTTTGGACTGACATGAATGTGCATGTTACCTATAAAATAGGGCAACAGAAAAGGTTTTGAGAATTGTGTGCAACTGTGCagcaaaacattaattaaaataaagattgCAGAAAACAGATGTTCCCCCAGTTTTCATGTCAAAGTTAGTCTGTGAAATACTTTTATTAAGATTAATGATGGGTTTGACTCTTTGCTACTCCTCCCTAACAGAAAACTACTGTTGTTTTCTTATAGGAACATGAAGTCTAGGCATTATGTACCTAATGATGACTTTATAGTGGCCTTAgacattttttccccatcataAAGGCTATTCTAGGGGATTACATTTGTTGTTAATTTTGCTTTAAGACGACCTAACTGGTTATTTTTTACTGTAGTGACTATAGTGCCTGTGATATTCAACAGTGAATTTATAATGACCAAATGTTTCTTCATAGCATTGTATCGCCTGTGATATCGCTACAGAATGTCTCTGTATTATTGATACCTTTGCATTTTTCAATATTCTTATAAATTCAGTTGTTAATCATGACGGACTACTTTGCTTTCCACATGTTCCCGAGAGAAATGTaaccccctctgtctctgtgcttgtCTTTGTCACTCTGTTGTTTCCTGCCAGGTGTGTCTCTCGTGTCCCTCCAGTCCAGAGAGAAGCCGAGGGGCTGCGCCGGCTGCAACGGGAAGATCCGGGACCGCTTCATGCTGCAGGCATTGGACAGGTACTGGCATGAGGACTGTCTGAAGTGTGCCTGCTGTGACTGCCGCCTGGGCCGGGTGGGCTCCACCCTCTACACCCGGGCCAACCTCATCCTCTGCCGCAGGGATTACCTGAGGTAACACTAACCCTTCCTTCTACAGGTGTATCTGGACtgaaagagggaaaagaaaatgaacGGCATCATGCAGCTTCAAAACAAATCATCCATAAAAGTACTGTATAAGATTGGAAGAGCTAGCTGACTGTTGATCCACTCAGGATCCAAGTAAAAGGGAATAGTCTGGTAATGTAGGTTATCAGGGAAACTATGGGAACAGAGATATTAACTTCAATCTGAGAGCCTCCCTTTGAGAACCAAGCAGAAACTGAAC from the Siniperca chuatsi isolate FFG_IHB_CAS linkage group LG4, ASM2008510v1, whole genome shotgun sequence genome contains:
- the LOC122874581 gene encoding rhombotin-1-like, with amino-acid sequence MVLDKEESVSLVSLQSREKPRGCAGCNGKIRDRFMLQALDRYWHEDCLKCACCDCRLGRVGSTLYTRANLILCRRDYLRLFGVTGNCAACSKLIPAFEMVMRARDNVYHLDCFACQLCRQRFCVGDKFFLKNNMILCQLDYEGGHLNGNTERQPQ